Proteins encoded within one genomic window of Amycolatopsis sp. 2-15:
- the aroQ gene encoding type II 3-dehydroquinate dehydratase has protein sequence MKVFVFNGPNLGRLGKREPAVYGSTTHDDLAALCVKTGTELGLDVEVRQTDHEGELVGWLHEAADGGNPVVLNAGAWTHYSIAVRDAAAQLSAPLIELHISNVHKREQFRHHSVLSDVATGVIVGLGVDGYDLALRWVAANAK, from the coding sequence GTGAAGGTCTTCGTCTTCAACGGCCCCAACCTCGGCCGCCTCGGCAAGCGCGAGCCCGCGGTCTACGGCTCCACGACCCACGACGACCTCGCCGCCCTCTGCGTGAAGACAGGTACCGAGCTCGGCCTCGACGTCGAGGTGCGCCAGACCGACCACGAGGGCGAGCTCGTCGGCTGGCTCCACGAGGCCGCCGACGGCGGTAACCCGGTCGTGCTCAACGCCGGCGCCTGGACGCACTACTCGATCGCCGTACGCGACGCCGCCGCGCAGCTGTCCGCGCCGCTGATCGAGCTGCACATCAGCAACGTCCACAAGCGCGAGCAGTTCCGCCACCACAGCGTGCTCTCCGACGTCGCAACCGGCGTGATCGTGGGCCTCGGCGTCGACGGCTACGACCTCGCGTTGCGCTGGGTGGCAGCGAACGCGAAGTGA
- the aroB gene encoding 3-dehydroquinate synthase, which produces MSQPVRISVATAHPYDVIVGRGLLAELTAQLADASKIALIHPPTLTATAEAVRDELAESGLDAHRVEIPDAEDGKAYSVASFCWEVLGRIGLDRQGVVVGLGGGAVTDLAGFVAATWMRGVRLVNVPTTLLGMVDAAVGGKTGINTEAGKNLVGVFHEPSAVLVDLATLETLPRNELVAGMAEVVKTGFIADPRILELIEQDPEAALDPTGDVLAELVRRSIQVKADVVAADLRESDLREILNYGHTLGHAIERRERYRWRHGAAVSVGLVFAAELARLAGRLDDETAARHASVLKLIGLPTTYDADALGQLIESMKGDKKTRSGVLRFVVLDALAKPGRLEGPDPALLAAAYSAVAADAPKSGGSVLL; this is translated from the coding sequence GTGTCCCAACCCGTCCGGATCAGCGTCGCGACCGCGCACCCGTACGACGTGATCGTGGGCCGCGGCCTGCTCGCCGAGCTCACCGCTCAGCTCGCCGACGCGTCGAAGATCGCGCTGATCCACCCGCCCACGCTCACCGCCACGGCCGAGGCCGTGCGCGACGAGCTCGCCGAATCGGGCCTCGACGCGCACCGCGTGGAGATCCCCGACGCCGAAGACGGCAAGGCCTACTCCGTCGCGAGTTTCTGCTGGGAGGTCCTCGGCCGGATCGGGCTCGACCGCCAGGGCGTGGTCGTGGGCCTCGGCGGCGGCGCCGTGACGGACCTGGCCGGCTTCGTCGCCGCCACCTGGATGCGCGGCGTGCGCCTGGTCAACGTGCCGACCACGCTGCTCGGCATGGTCGACGCGGCCGTCGGCGGCAAGACCGGCATCAACACCGAAGCCGGCAAGAACCTCGTGGGCGTGTTCCACGAGCCGAGCGCCGTGCTCGTCGACCTCGCGACGCTGGAAACGTTGCCCCGCAACGAACTCGTGGCCGGCATGGCCGAGGTCGTGAAGACGGGCTTCATCGCCGACCCGCGCATCCTCGAGCTGATCGAACAGGATCCCGAAGCGGCCCTCGACCCGACGGGAGACGTGCTGGCCGAGCTGGTCCGCCGCTCGATCCAGGTGAAGGCCGACGTCGTCGCCGCCGACCTGCGCGAGTCCGACCTGCGCGAGATCCTCAACTATGGCCACACCCTCGGCCACGCCATCGAGCGCCGCGAGCGCTACCGCTGGCGCCACGGCGCGGCCGTGAGCGTCGGCCTGGTGTTCGCCGCCGAGCTCGCCCGCCTCGCCGGGCGCCTCGACGACGAGACCGCCGCGCGCCACGCATCCGTGCTGAAGCTGATCGGCCTGCCGACCACCTACGACGCCGACGCCCTGGGGCAGCTCATCGAAAGCATGAAGGGCGACAAGAAGACCCGCTCCGGCGTGCTCCGGTTCGTGGTCCTCGACGCGCTCGCCAAGCCTGGCCGCCTCGAAGGCCCGGACCCGGCGCTGCTGGCCGCCGCCTACTCCGCGGTCGCGGCCGACGCCCCCAAGAGCGGCGGGAGCGTGCTGCTGTGA
- a CDS encoding shikimate kinase: MSPRAVVVGPPGSGKSTVGPLLAEALGVAFRDTDDDIVERAGRAISDIFAEDGEQAFRALEAQAVATALDEHDGVLSLGGGAPLTPETRAVLAKHTVVFLNVGLAAGVQRTGLSSARPLLAGVNPRATFKSLLDARLPVYREVATVEIETDHQSPAEVVAAAVAAIEPAEAREQ; the protein is encoded by the coding sequence GTGAGCCCCCGCGCCGTGGTCGTGGGACCGCCGGGCTCGGGCAAGAGCACGGTGGGCCCGCTGCTCGCCGAGGCGCTCGGGGTGGCGTTCCGCGACACCGACGACGACATCGTCGAGCGCGCCGGCCGCGCGATCTCCGACATCTTCGCCGAGGACGGCGAGCAGGCGTTCCGCGCGCTCGAAGCGCAGGCCGTCGCCACCGCCCTCGACGAGCACGACGGCGTCCTCTCCCTCGGCGGCGGCGCGCCGCTGACCCCGGAGACCCGGGCGGTGCTGGCGAAGCACACGGTGGTGTTCCTGAACGTCGGCCTCGCCGCCGGCGTGCAGCGCACCGGCCTGTCGAGCGCACGCCCGCTGCTCGCGGGCGTGAACCCGCGCGCCACGTTCAAGTCCCTGCTCGACGCGCGCCTGCCCGTGTACCGGGAGGTGGCGACCGTCGAGATCGAGACCGACCACCAGTCACCCGCCGAGGTGGTGGCCGCCGCGGTCGCCGCGATCGAGCCCGCCGAGGCCCGCGAGCAGTAA
- the aroC gene encoding chorismate synthase produces MLRWITAGESHGPALAAVLEGLPAGVEVTTGDLTAQLARRRLGFGRSPRMGFETDHVQFLGGVRHGLSQGGPIAVQIENAEWPKWEQVMAADPVDPEVLAGLARNEPLTRPRPGHADLPGMQKYGFDEARPVLERASARETASRTALGTVARNFLRQLLGVEVLSHVVSIGGADAPEGPLPRPGDLDAIDESPVRAFSAEGTEAMVAEVDAVRKAGDTVGGVIEVLAYGLPPGLGSHVHWDRRLDARLAGALMGVQAMKGVEVGDGFTTARRWGSQAHDEIDRGTGPVGVTRRSNRAGGLEGGITNGEPLRVRVAMKPISTVPKALSTVDVRTGEPAVAIHQRSDVCAVPRAGVVLESVVALVLADAALEKFGGDSLAESKRNAEGYLKALEERW; encoded by the coding sequence GTGTTGCGCTGGATCACCGCAGGAGAATCGCACGGACCCGCCCTCGCCGCTGTGCTCGAGGGCCTGCCCGCTGGTGTGGAGGTGACCACCGGAGACCTCACCGCGCAGCTCGCGCGGCGCCGTCTCGGGTTCGGTCGCAGCCCGCGCATGGGGTTCGAGACCGACCACGTGCAGTTCCTGGGCGGCGTCCGCCACGGGCTCTCGCAGGGCGGCCCCATCGCGGTGCAGATCGAGAACGCCGAGTGGCCCAAGTGGGAGCAGGTCATGGCGGCCGACCCCGTGGACCCGGAGGTGCTCGCCGGCCTGGCGCGCAACGAGCCGCTCACGCGGCCGCGCCCCGGCCACGCCGATCTGCCCGGCATGCAGAAGTACGGCTTCGACGAGGCTCGTCCCGTGCTGGAGCGCGCGAGCGCCCGCGAGACGGCGTCGCGCACGGCGCTGGGCACGGTGGCGCGCAACTTCCTGCGCCAGCTGCTGGGCGTGGAGGTGCTGAGCCACGTCGTGTCGATCGGCGGCGCCGACGCGCCCGAGGGACCGCTGCCGCGGCCGGGTGACCTGGACGCGATCGACGAGAGCCCCGTGCGGGCGTTCTCGGCCGAGGGCACCGAGGCGATGGTCGCCGAGGTCGACGCCGTGCGGAAGGCGGGCGACACCGTCGGCGGCGTGATCGAGGTGCTCGCCTACGGGCTGCCGCCGGGCCTCGGCTCCCACGTGCACTGGGACCGCCGCCTCGACGCGCGCCTCGCGGGCGCGCTCATGGGCGTGCAGGCCATGAAGGGCGTGGAGGTCGGCGACGGCTTCACCACGGCGCGGCGCTGGGGCAGCCAGGCCCACGACGAGATCGACCGCGGCACCGGTCCGGTCGGCGTCACGCGTCGCTCCAACCGCGCGGGCGGCCTCGAAGGCGGCATCACCAACGGCGAGCCCCTGCGGGTGCGCGTGGCGATGAAGCCGATCTCGACCGTGCCGAAGGCGCTGTCCACGGTGGACGTGCGCACCGGCGAGCCGGCCGTCGCGATCCACCAGCGCTCGGACGTGTGCGCCGTGCCGCGGGCGGGCGTCGTGCTCGAGTCCGTGGTGGCGCTGGTGCTGGCCGACGCCGCGCTGGAGAAGTTCGGCGGCGACTCGCTGGCCGAGAGCAAGCGCAACGCCGAGGGCTACCTGAAGGCGCTCGAGGAGCGCTGGTGA
- a CDS encoding prepilin peptidase, protein MSPAVAVGVVVGALVVVVWRWREGRWEEWWWPVPWVLTVVGVPLCLADVRHRRLPDVLTLPAYPVMATALTVAALSGGGVTLLVGAVEGALVFGGVHLVVHRVRPAQLGAGDVKLAGVLGAVLGALGWASVAVAAIAAAGLSAVVAAGAQVPAIAGRRRCTEPASGHPVSAGSPKRVSRAGGRAASVASPRGASRADGHPASAASPKRASGACGRRASAGPPNGASQPNSLPAPTATHPPQPRAGPRPHRAIRRGVPHGPALVVAAWTCAVFPGVGSGVVPS, encoded by the coding sequence GTGTCGCCGGCGGTGGCTGTCGGCGTGGTGGTGGGTGCGCTTGTCGTCGTCGTGTGGCGGTGGCGGGAGGGGCGCTGGGAGGAGTGGTGGTGGCCGGTGCCGTGGGTGCTCACGGTGGTCGGGGTGCCGTTGTGCTTGGCGGATGTCCGGCATCGGAGGTTGCCGGATGTGTTGACCCTGCCGGCGTATCCCGTCATGGCGACCGCGCTGACCGTTGCCGCTCTCAGCGGAGGCGGGGTGACGCTGCTCGTGGGCGCGGTGGAGGGCGCGCTCGTGTTCGGTGGTGTCCACCTCGTCGTTCACCGGGTCAGGCCGGCGCAGCTCGGGGCGGGTGACGTGAAGCTCGCCGGCGTGCTGGGAGCGGTGCTGGGTGCGCTGGGTTGGGCGTCGGTGGCCGTCGCGGCGATAGCGGCCGCCGGGCTGAGTGCCGTGGTGGCCGCCGGAGCGCAGGTGCCGGCCATCGCCGGGCGGCGGCGCTGTACCGAACCGGCGAGCGGGCATCCGGTATCAGCCGGCTCACCAAAACGCGTATCCCGCGCAGGCGGGCGTGCGGCATCGGTCGCGTCGCCGAGAGGCGCATCCCGCGCCGACGGGCATCCTGCATCAGCCGCCTCGCCGAAACGCGCATCCGGCGCATGCGGGCGTCGTGCATCGGCCGGCCCACCAAACGGCGCATCCCAGCCAAACAGCCTTCCGGCACCCACCGCGACACACCCACCTCAACCCAGGGCAGGCCCTCGCCCCCATCGGGCGATTCGGCGTGGTGTTCCCCACGGCCCGGCGTTGGTGGTGGCGGCCTGGACGTGCGCGGTCTTCCCCGGGGTGGGTTCGGGGGTGGTGCCGAGCTGA